A single region of the Gracilibacillus caseinilyticus genome encodes:
- a CDS encoding YjfB family protein, whose protein sequence is MDIAAMSIAMNQANVKQQASISLMGKAMDQAETQSNSMIKMLESSMHPHLGKNIDIKG, encoded by the coding sequence ATGGATATAGCAGCAATGTCAATTGCGATGAACCAAGCGAATGTTAAGCAACAAGCTAGTATTTCCTTGATGGGAAAGGCTATGGATCAAGCTGAAACACAATCGAATAGTATGATCAAGATGCTTGAAAGCTCTATGCATCCGCATCTTGGAAAAAACATCGACATCAAAGGCTGA
- a CDS encoding DUF4129 domain-containing protein — MPAKTKQFPSVLFHGLIEWIGFFPIFLVVGVWLFDSPYLYYWVVSLLLLFSLGYLFRCFISNRWLAIGLSTLLTVGITYVIALTIWAMIVGLLLGFFVSFRGVQHAENDWEDLFPSRLLWSICLPLYFVAYLYFRYNDSVAGFDWMISYLGLVLIVLMLFLTNREHIERESLEKGKKKKVAADISRLNKGYLIVTLVVVFLITNFGMIQSALFNGIRSLIQSIIWLVSLGNDEEEIKQEQPPADMTPSLPGAEQQETSAFAEWMDRMMHLVSYALMAVLLILFIALLFNKTRRLLIKAVVQLWKMMQQMFSRRQYQETSTDFHDEKESLFDWQQWRKQSQQKINETWQNITNRKPKFENMTNEQKVRFLYKKASANIRRQDKWHAALTAHEVIALNEQHQTLAVLESWYDDIRYGNFSINEQHERQLWQLWEKMQQNGM, encoded by the coding sequence ATGCCGGCTAAGACAAAGCAATTTCCGTCCGTTCTCTTTCACGGCCTGATCGAATGGATCGGTTTTTTCCCGATTTTTCTTGTGGTCGGGGTATGGCTTTTCGACAGTCCCTATCTCTACTATTGGGTCGTAAGCTTATTACTACTGTTTAGTTTGGGCTACTTATTCAGGTGCTTCATTTCGAACCGCTGGCTGGCGATTGGATTAAGTACTCTGTTAACAGTGGGGATAACGTATGTAATAGCCCTTACAATTTGGGCGATGATAGTGGGACTATTACTCGGTTTCTTTGTTTCCTTTCGAGGTGTTCAACATGCGGAAAATGATTGGGAAGATCTATTTCCGAGTCGTCTGCTGTGGAGTATTTGTCTACCGCTTTATTTTGTCGCTTATCTGTATTTTCGGTATAACGACTCGGTAGCAGGTTTCGATTGGATGATCAGTTACCTTGGATTAGTGTTGATTGTACTGATGCTCTTTTTAACCAATCGGGAGCACATTGAGAGAGAATCCTTGGAAAAAGGTAAAAAGAAAAAAGTAGCAGCAGACATTTCCAGACTGAACAAAGGCTATTTAATCGTCACGCTCGTCGTTGTATTTCTGATTACGAACTTTGGAATGATTCAGTCCGCCCTTTTCAATGGGATTCGGTCTCTGATTCAATCGATTATTTGGCTGGTTTCACTCGGCAATGATGAAGAAGAAATTAAACAGGAACAGCCACCAGCAGATATGACGCCTTCGTTACCAGGGGCAGAACAGCAGGAAACATCTGCATTTGCCGAATGGATGGATCGCATGATGCACCTGGTGAGCTATGCGCTGATGGCAGTATTGCTCATTTTATTTATTGCCTTATTGTTTAACAAAACAAGAAGATTGCTCATAAAAGCGGTCGTTCAACTGTGGAAGATGATGCAGCAAATGTTCAGCAGAAGACAGTACCAAGAAACATCAACAGACTTTCACGATGAAAAAGAAAGCCTGTTTGATTGGCAGCAGTGGCGTAAGCAAAGTCAGCAAAAAATAAACGAGACATGGCAAAACATTACGAATCGCAAGCCTAAATTTGAAAACATGACGAATGAACAGAAGGTCCGCTTCTTATATAAAAAAGCGTCTGCCAATATTCGAAGACAAGATAAGTGGCACGCTGCACTGACAGCGCATGAGGTAATTGCGTTAAACGAGCAGCATCAAACACTTGCTGTATTAGAATCCTGGTACGATGATATTCGCTATGGCAACTTTTCAATAAATGAACAGCATGAGCGTCAGTTGTGGCAATTGTGGGAAAAAATGCAGCAAAATGGGATGTAA
- a CDS encoding DUF58 domain-containing protein, which translates to MNIAWLIVVLLAVILLQGTLYRRWGLKGISYRRKFIQDAVFEGETIDMVDEIANKKLLPIPWIRLESKMSPNLLTQSEQNNKQQEGEMFHRTLFSLLPYQKITRKHRLTAMKRGYYPLQTVSVTTGDAVGFGEVFDSFNAHTAVTVYPQIVALDDIPLPSHSWLGDITVKRWIVEDPFLQAGIREYQQGDPLNSINWKATARSQQLQINKKDFTADHHLLIYVNFDIHEDIRMPIERPDTIEKGLAYAASLASYAIEQGISTGFGCNGYYVEPFVNSTDRIKPSVRIVPSSSGQQTGYILDAIAKVKMDRSRNFRGFLQEDIDQGVTQSDIIIFTYVVTEKMENQIAQLESLGNAVEVVTLGNAPAERGDAYAG; encoded by the coding sequence ATGAATATAGCCTGGCTGATCGTCGTACTATTAGCAGTTATTTTGTTACAGGGGACGTTATATCGCAGATGGGGCTTAAAGGGGATCAGCTACCGTCGCAAATTTATTCAGGATGCCGTCTTCGAAGGGGAGACGATTGACATGGTCGATGAAATTGCCAACAAAAAGCTGTTACCGATACCGTGGATTCGCTTGGAGTCAAAGATGAGTCCCAATCTGCTCACACAATCTGAACAAAACAATAAACAACAGGAAGGGGAGATGTTCCACCGTACCCTATTTAGTTTGTTGCCGTACCAGAAGATTACAAGAAAGCATCGGTTAACGGCGATGAAGCGTGGTTATTATCCATTGCAAACGGTCTCTGTTACGACAGGTGATGCGGTCGGATTTGGTGAGGTATTTGACAGTTTTAATGCCCATACGGCGGTGACGGTCTATCCGCAAATCGTAGCACTTGATGATATTCCGTTGCCATCCCATAGCTGGTTAGGGGATATTACCGTCAAGCGCTGGATCGTCGAGGATCCTTTTTTGCAAGCTGGAATTCGTGAATATCAGCAGGGCGACCCGCTGAATTCGATCAATTGGAAAGCAACAGCGAGAAGTCAGCAGCTCCAAATCAATAAAAAGGATTTTACGGCAGACCACCACTTATTAATCTATGTCAATTTTGATATACATGAAGACATCCGTATGCCCATTGAACGGCCGGATACCATTGAAAAAGGTTTGGCATATGCGGCTTCATTAGCCAGTTATGCGATCGAACAAGGCATTTCGACTGGCTTTGGCTGTAACGGTTATTATGTCGAACCTTTCGTCAATTCAACCGACCGGATCAAGCCTTCAGTCCGGATTGTCCCTTCTAGCAGTGGGCAACAAACAGGCTACATATTAGATGCAATTGCCAAGGTGAAAATGGATAGAAGCCGCAATTTCCGTGGTTTTTTACAGGAGGATATTGATCAAGGCGTGACGCAATCAGATATTATCATTTTCACCTATGTGGTCACAGAAAAAATGGAAAACCAAATTGCCCAGCTAGAAAGCCTTGGTAATGCTGTAGAAGTTGTTACATTGGGAAATGCACCAGCAGAGAGGGGGGACGCTTATGCCGGCTAA